In Aquipuribacter nitratireducens, the genomic stretch GCTGGCACTCGGGCTGGCGCTGTTCACGAGCGTCTTCTGGGTGCTCACGGTGGCTGCTCTCCGGCCGCTCCGACGCCCTCGGGCGGCGCGCCGTCCGGTGTCCGGGGACGTGCTCCGTCTCCCAGCACCCGCCGGACGAACCCGTTCGTGAACCGGCCGTCGGGGTCCAGCCGGCGGCGCACCTCCTGGAAGCGCGCGAACCGCTCACCGTGCATCCGGGCGACGTCGGCCGCGTCGAGGCCCTCGCACCACTTGCCGAGGTGCACGCGCGCGTCGCTCGTGCGCACCCACTCCTCGACGTCGGCGAAGTAGTCGCCGACGGCACCGGACTGGTTGGCGCACAGGCACAGCCACGCGCTGTCCCGCTCCACCGCGGCCCCCAGCAGCGACGCGTCGTGGCCCGCAGGGGTGAAGCGGACCTCGACGAGGAGGAACGGCAGCCGCTGTCCCGCGTACCGGCGCTCGTAGAGGTCGAGGAGGTGGGCGAGGTCCTCCCACACCCGCTCCCGCGGGACGGCGACCTCGAGCTCCTGGTGGAGGTGGTACTGGCTGCGGCTGAATGCCTCGTGCGAGTGCAGCGCGAGGGTGGACGGCTTCTGCAGCCGCATCGTGGGGGTCGCGGTGCGGGGGAGCAGCCCCCAGTGGGCGGTCGCGTCGCCGAGCGTCGCGGCGGCGACCGCCGCCTTCGCCTCGTTGAGCGACTCCCGGAACGCTCCCAGGAAGGAGCGTGGCCGCTCGGTGCGCGTCCACGTGTGGACGTGGACGAGCGGGGTGAACGGGTAGGCGTAGAAGCTGACGTGCTCGTGCGCGGCGTCCAGCGCCTCGAGGTTCGCCGCCGCCCACTCCGACGTCTCCACGCGCGTGCCCTGCTGGAGCGTGAACGCCTCGACGCACTGGACGGTGGCACCCGTGATGATCCCGACCGCGCCGATGCCCCCGACCGCGGCCCGGAACCGGTCGTCGTCGGGCCGCAGCCCGTCGTGGCGGGCGCCGGTGCCGTCGACGAGGTCGAGCGAGACGACGCAGTCGCTGAAGTGCGCCGGGCCGCGACCCGTCCCGTGCACGTCGGTCGAGAGGATCCCGCCGATGCTCTGCGCGTCGTGCGAGGCGAGCGTCGCGAAGGCGAGTCCCTCCCGTAGCAGCGCGGGAGTGAGGTCGCGCAGCCGCGTGCCCGCGCGGACCGTCACCCGGCGCGTGTCGCGGTCGATCCGCACGATGCCCGCGAGCCGGTCGAGCGACACCGTAGCGCCGTCGGTCGCGAGCCCGTCGTTGAACGAGTGCCCGGACCCGACCACGCGGACCGACGTGGCCGTCCGCACGACCTCCTGCAGCTCCTCGACGGTCGACGGCTGGTGCAGCACGGCGGTGTGACGTCGGTCGCCGGACCAGTTGCGGTACTCGCTACCCGCGACGCGGCCCTCGAGGGTGAGGCGCCGTCGCCTGCTCCACACGTAGCGGGTGGTGTTGACGACGGTGCTCGCGGCCGCACGGAGGAACCCGGGGTACACGATCGCGGTCCGTCCCACGGGTGCGAGGAGCGCGGTGGGCGCCCGCTGATACGGCGCGCGGCCGGACCCTTCGCG encodes the following:
- a CDS encoding FAD-binding protein; amino-acid sequence: MTREGSGRAPYQRAPTALLAPVGRTAIVYPGFLRAAASTVVNTTRYVWSRRRRLTLEGRVAGSEYRNWSGDRRHTAVLHQPSTVEELQEVVRTATSVRVVGSGHSFNDGLATDGATVSLDRLAGIVRIDRDTRRVTVRAGTRLRDLTPALLREGLAFATLASHDAQSIGGILSTDVHGTGRGPAHFSDCVVSLDLVDGTGARHDGLRPDDDRFRAAVGGIGAVGIITGATVQCVEAFTLQQGTRVETSEWAAANLEALDAAHEHVSFYAYPFTPLVHVHTWTRTERPRSFLGAFRESLNEAKAAVAAATLGDATAHWGLLPRTATPTMRLQKPSTLALHSHEAFSRSQYHLHQELEVAVPRERVWEDLAHLLDLYERRYAGQRLPFLLVEVRFTPAGHDASLLGAAVERDSAWLCLCANQSGAVGDYFADVEEWVRTSDARVHLGKWCEGLDAADVARMHGERFARFQEVRRRLDPDGRFTNGFVRRVLGDGARPRTPDGAPPEGVGAAGEQPP